One region of Budorcas taxicolor isolate Tak-1 chromosome 3, Takin1.1, whole genome shotgun sequence genomic DNA includes:
- the LOC128045231 gene encoding josephin-1-like: MSCVPWKGDKIKSESLELPQAAPPQIYHEKQRRELCALHALNNVFQDSNAFTRETLQEIFQRLSPNTMVTPHKKSMLGNGNYDVNVIMAALQTKGYEAVWWDKRGDVGAIALTNVMGFIMNLPSSLCWGPLKLPLKRQHWICVREVGGAYYNLDSKLKMPEWTGGKSELRKFLKHHLRGKNCELLLVVPEEVEAHQSWRADV; this comes from the coding sequence ATGAGTTGCGTGCCATGGAAAGGAGACAAGATCAAATCTGAATCATTGGAGCTGCCCCAGGCAGCACCCCCACAAATCTACCATGAGAAACAGCGCAGGGAGCTCTGTGCTCTGCACGCCCTCAATAACGTCTTCCAGGACAGCAATGCCTTCACCCGGGAAACACTGCAAGAGATTTTCCAGAGGCTATCGCCAAACACCATGGTGACCCCCCACAAGAAGAGCATGCTGGGAAATGGGAACTACGATGTGAACGTCATTATGGCAGCACTTCAGACCAAAGGCTATGAAGCTGTTTGGTGGGACAAGCGCGGGGATGTTGGCGCCATTGCTCTCACAAACGTTATGGGCTTCATTATGAACCTGCCCTCCAGCCTGTGCTGGGGTCCCCTGAAGCTGCCACTCAAAAGGCAGCACTGGATCTGTGTTCGAGAGGTGGGAGGTGCCTACTACAACCTCGACTCCAAACTGAAGATGCCCGAATGGACTGGAGGCAAGAGTGAGCTCAGGAAATTTCTAAAACATCATTTGCGAGGAAAGAACTGTGAACTCCTGCTGGTGGTACCAGAAGAGGTGGAGGCCCATCAGAGTTGGAGGGCTGACGTGTGA